A window from Citrus sinensis cultivar Valencia sweet orange chromosome 5, DVS_A1.0, whole genome shotgun sequence encodes these proteins:
- the LOC127902221 gene encoding NAD(P)H-quinone oxidoreductase subunit 6, chloroplastic-like produces the protein MAPPLVSGGDQALPTFPHPTSDLPLAKQPPSQPHARSNRKPRKRSRCKIQPLDPPTAIGFDLFISSLILGGLGVVLSTNPIYFTFSLELVLIYILLFNIISNSHFVATAQLFIYLGAVNVLILFAVMFMNRSYYPKDFHLNLWTIGNGLTSLFCTIFFFGLITIILNTLWCVIIWNVRANQIIKQDLISNSLQIGIHLATNFFLPFELILIILLFALIGAITVVHQQKIFITRNNNFLQAKSAIALREKVVVASRLRVLLLLRLCSVAAVIENRRLLLVLPLRLCSDSASGGGAASM, from the exons ATGGCACCACCACTGGTTAGTGGAGGTGACCAGGCTTTGCCGACTTTCCCTCACCCCACTAGTGACCTTCCTCTAGCCAAGCAGCCACCATCTCAACCACATGCACGTTCGAACCGTAAGCCACGCAAACGGTCTAGATGTAAAATCCAGCCCTTGGACCCACCGACAGCTATTGG atttgatttatttatctcCTCTCTTATATTAGGAGGTCTGGGAGTGGTGTTATCTaccaacccaatttattttaccttttccTTGGAATTGgttcttatttatatattattattcaatattatatcaAACTCTCATTTTGTAGCTACGGCGCAACTCTTTATTTACTTGGGAGctgtaaatgttttaattttatttgctgTAATGTTTATGAACCGCTCATACTATCCGAAAGATTTTCATTTGAATCTTTGGACTATTGGCAATGGTCTTACTTCcttattttgtacaatttttttttttgggttaatcaCTATTATTCTAAATACATTGTGGTGTGTGATTATTTGGAATGTACGAGCCAACCAGATTATTAAACAAGATTTGATAAGTAATAGTCTACAAATTGGAATTCATTTAGCAACAAACTTCTTTCTTCCATTTGAactcattttaataattcttttatttgctttgatAGGTGCAATCACCGTGGTGCATCAacaaaaaatctttataactAGGAACAACAATT TTCTTCAAGCAAAATCGGCTATTGCGTTGAGagagaaagttgttgttgcATCTCGACTTCGTGTGCTATTACTATTGCGTCTTTGCTCTGTTGCTGCTGTAATTGAGAATCGACGGCTGCTGCTGGTGCTGCCGCTTCGTCTCTGCTCTGATTCAGCTAGTGGTGGTGGCGCTGCATCTATGTGA